The following are from one region of the Magallana gigas chromosome 4, xbMagGiga1.1, whole genome shotgun sequence genome:
- the LOC105326758 gene encoding uncharacterized protein → MNTLLILGLVVASCLADDYSTYRNDYSGQNVGRGGYGGGLKGGLGGGLIGGGFGGGVGGGFGGGVGGGFGGGLGGFGGGLGGGLGGSLGGGRGDGFGLPKAGTCPSSNIYQELELGPYCSNDEQCHGVQKCCYIGGNGQRCQIPAEFERRGSCNQNYVIIGGRRVACNHDTTCPYGGKCCKRYSSGQVDTCTYPFNIGPYHGIPGGHGIPGGPGIPAGPPHVYPIPHLPVHGSHGYEPTYSKQSKVY, encoded by the exons ATGAATACCTTGCTGATCTTGGGTCTCGTAGTTGCCTCCTGTTTGGCTGACGATTATTCTACTTATAGGAATGATTATAGCGGCCAAAATGTTGGTCGTGGAGGTTATGGGGGCGGTCTTAAAGGAGGTCTAGGTGGAGGTCTTATTGGAGGAGGTTTTGGAGGAGGAGTTGGAGGAGGATTTGGAGGAGGAGTTGGAGGAGGTTTTGGAGGAGGTTTAGGAGGATTTGGAGGAGGTCTAGGAGGAGGTCTAGGAGGAAGTCTAGGTGGAGGTCGAGGAGACGGGTTTG GTTTACCAAAGGCCGGAACTTGCCCATCAAGCAACATTTACCAGGAGCTAGAGCTTGGCCCATATTGTAGCAATGACGAACAATGCCACGGAGTACAGAAATGTTGTTATATTGGAGGAAATGGTCAAAGATGTCAAATTCCAGCAGAATTCGAGCGCCGAGGTTCCTGCAACCAAAACTATGTAATCATCGGTGGTAGGCGCGTAGCTTGCAACCATGACACAACATGTCCATATGGAGGCAAATGCTGTAAACGATATTCCAGCGGTCAAGTTGACACATGTACCTACCCATTCAATATAGGCCCTTACCATGGAATCCCAGGCGGTCATGGAATCCCAGGTGGTCCCGGAATCCCAGCTGGCCCCCCTCATGTCTATCCCATCCCACATCTACCTGTTCACGGAAGTCACGGATATGAACCTACATACTCTAAACAGTCGAAAGTCTACTAA